From Microbacterium invictum, the proteins below share one genomic window:
- a CDS encoding DUF4193 domain-containing protein codes for MATDYDAPRKTEDDSESIEALKERVPDKLSGSVDSEDADNPSGFELPGADLSDLELDVVVLPPQEDEFTCMECFLVKHRTQIDHEVAGGYICTECS; via the coding sequence ATGGCCACGGATTACGACGCCCCCCGCAAGACCGAGGACGACAGCGAGTCGATCGAGGCTCTCAAGGAGCGGGTCCCCGACAAGCTGTCCGGCTCCGTCGACTCCGAGGACGCCGACAACCCCTCGGGCTTCGAGCTGCCGGGCGCGGACCTGTCGGATCTCGAGCTCGACGTCGTCGTGCTGCCCCCGCAAGAGGACGAGTTCACGTGCATGGAGTGCTTCCTCGTGAAGCACCGCACCCAGATCGACCACGAGGTCGCGGGCGGCTACATCTGCACCGAGTGCTCCTGA
- a CDS encoding DUF3159 domain-containing protein — translation MTGEPDRPPASDPSSAGSPAAGETDAPATAEPSPAASELISQALGQAALKAGLDPRTEASTGHVVWRAMGGWRGVFESVLPSLTFLVLFTATSDLVLSLLISVGAAAVFTIVRLIQRSTLAAALGGLIATGAAAALALWTGRGEDNFVPGLITNALYGTAFLVSALIGWSIIGLIAGFLMNEGTAWRADRRKRRVFFWLAVAWAGLFYLRLAVQLPFYFAGDVTTLATLKLAMGLPLFAPLVAVTWLAARALYQKPATTPAA, via the coding sequence ATGACGGGCGAACCCGACCGACCCCCGGCATCCGACCCCTCCTCCGCCGGCTCACCGGCCGCGGGGGAGACCGACGCACCCGCGACCGCCGAGCCGTCGCCGGCCGCGTCCGAGCTGATCAGCCAGGCGCTCGGCCAGGCGGCCCTCAAGGCTGGGCTCGATCCCCGCACCGAAGCGTCGACGGGTCACGTCGTGTGGCGGGCCATGGGCGGCTGGCGCGGCGTGTTCGAATCGGTGCTGCCCAGCCTGACGTTCCTGGTGCTGTTCACCGCCACCTCCGATCTCGTGCTCTCGCTGCTCATCTCGGTGGGAGCCGCGGCGGTGTTCACGATCGTCCGCCTGATCCAGCGTTCCACGCTCGCCGCCGCGCTGGGCGGGCTCATCGCCACCGGTGCGGCCGCAGCCCTCGCGCTGTGGACCGGTCGCGGCGAGGACAACTTCGTCCCCGGCCTCATCACGAACGCGCTCTACGGCACGGCCTTCCTGGTCTCCGCGCTCATCGGGTGGTCGATCATCGGGCTGATCGCCGGCTTCCTCATGAATGAGGGCACGGCGTGGCGCGCCGATCGCCGCAAACGCCGGGTGTTCTTCTGGCTCGCGGTCGCCTGGGCGGGGCTGTTCTACCTGCGCCTCGCCGTGCAGCTGCCGTTCTACTTCGCCGGGGATGTCACCACCCTCGCGACGCTCAAGCTGGCGATGGGGCTGCCGCTGTTCGCCCCGCTCGTCGCGGTCACCTGGCTCGCCGCCCGCGCGCTCTACCAGAAGCCCGCGACGACGCCCGCTGCGTGA
- the dxs gene encoding 1-deoxy-D-xylulose-5-phosphate synthase, translating to MSLLENIHGPRDLDGLSGPQLTQLANEIRAFLIENVARTGGHLGPNLGVVELTIALHRVFDSPNDPFVFDTGHQSYVHKLLTGRQDFSQLRSRGGLAGYPQRSESPHDVVESSHASSSLSWADGISRALTRTGRKDRHVVAVVGDGALTGGMTWEALNNISDDNDRNLVIVVNDNGRSYAPTIGGMARYLNRVRTTEGYENLRRGSDSFFRRFGAPGRALYRGVRGGTHGFLSRFANNVALYSNLDIKYLGPIDGHDLNALQETLTLAKSYGAPVIVHVITEKGHEYEPARNDEADQFHAVGKIDPATGLPLSSSDATSWTDVFAQSLLAAGERRDDIVAITAAMLRPTGLQPFAQRYPDRVHDVGIAEQHAVASAAGLAFGGLHPVVAIYATFMNRAFDQVLMDVALHRAGVTFVLDRAGVTGPDGPSHHGLWDLAMLQAVPGIRIAVPRDETRLREEFDEAVAVDDAPTVIRFPKGTVSPDLPAIERRTDGVDVLFRDGGEDVLLVGIGPMSHLAVEVAERLRAQGIGATVVDPRWAVPVQPSIVELAATHRLVITIEDGIRVGGIGTRVRQVLREAGVDTAVDELGLPDEFIDHATREEIFADAGLTAAKITHDVVAQVLGTRIPVARQHADTGAIWLPEPSPEPSQPAHDERS from the coding sequence ATGAGTCTGCTCGAGAACATCCACGGTCCCCGCGACCTCGATGGACTCTCCGGACCCCAGCTGACACAGCTCGCGAACGAGATCCGCGCGTTCCTCATCGAGAACGTCGCACGCACCGGCGGGCACCTCGGACCGAACCTCGGCGTGGTCGAGCTGACGATCGCCCTGCATCGTGTGTTCGATTCGCCGAACGACCCGTTCGTATTCGACACCGGGCATCAGTCCTACGTGCACAAGCTGCTCACCGGGCGGCAGGACTTCTCACAGCTGCGCTCGCGCGGAGGGCTGGCCGGATACCCTCAGCGGTCCGAGAGCCCGCACGACGTCGTCGAATCCTCGCACGCATCGAGCTCGCTGAGCTGGGCCGACGGCATCTCCCGCGCCCTGACCCGCACCGGCCGCAAGGACCGGCATGTCGTGGCCGTCGTCGGCGACGGCGCGCTGACGGGCGGCATGACGTGGGAGGCGCTCAATAACATCTCCGACGACAACGACCGCAACCTCGTCATCGTCGTCAACGACAACGGCCGCTCCTATGCGCCCACCATCGGCGGCATGGCCCGGTACCTGAACCGCGTGCGCACGACCGAGGGCTACGAGAATCTGCGACGCGGGTCGGACTCGTTCTTCCGCAGGTTCGGCGCCCCCGGCCGGGCGCTGTACCGCGGCGTCCGCGGCGGCACGCACGGGTTCCTCTCGCGCTTCGCCAACAACGTGGCGCTGTACTCGAACCTCGACATCAAGTACCTGGGTCCGATCGACGGCCATGACCTCAACGCCCTGCAGGAGACGCTGACGCTCGCGAAGTCGTACGGTGCGCCGGTGATCGTGCACGTCATCACCGAGAAGGGCCATGAGTACGAGCCGGCTCGCAACGACGAGGCCGACCAGTTCCACGCCGTCGGCAAGATCGACCCCGCGACGGGCCTGCCTCTGTCGTCGTCGGATGCCACGAGCTGGACGGACGTGTTCGCTCAGAGCCTGCTGGCCGCGGGGGAGCGCCGCGACGACATCGTGGCGATCACTGCGGCGATGCTGCGCCCCACCGGCCTGCAGCCGTTCGCGCAGCGCTACCCCGACCGAGTCCACGACGTCGGCATCGCCGAACAGCACGCGGTGGCCTCGGCGGCCGGGCTCGCCTTCGGCGGGCTGCACCCCGTCGTCGCCATCTATGCGACCTTCATGAACCGCGCGTTCGACCAGGTGCTCATGGACGTGGCGCTGCACCGCGCCGGAGTCACCTTCGTACTCGACCGCGCCGGGGTCACCGGTCCGGACGGTCCGAGCCACCATGGACTGTGGGACCTGGCGATGCTGCAGGCCGTCCCCGGCATCCGCATCGCCGTTCCCCGCGACGAGACACGTCTGCGCGAAGAGTTCGACGAAGCCGTCGCCGTCGACGACGCTCCCACGGTCATCCGGTTCCCGAAGGGCACGGTGTCGCCCGATCTGCCGGCCATCGAGCGGCGCACCGACGGCGTCGACGTCCTGTTCCGCGACGGCGGCGAGGACGTTCTTCTCGTCGGCATCGGCCCGATGTCGCACCTGGCCGTCGAGGTCGCCGAACGCCTGCGCGCGCAGGGGATCGGCGCCACGGTGGTCGACCCGCGCTGGGCCGTGCCGGTGCAACCGTCGATCGTCGAGCTGGCCGCCACCCACCGCCTGGTCATCACGATCGAAGACGGCATCCGCGTCGGCGGGATCGGCACCCGCGTGCGCCAGGTGCTGCGCGAGGCGGGGGTGGACACGGCAGTCGATGAGCTCGGCCTGCCGGACGAGTTCATCGACCACGCGACCCGCGAGGAGATCTTCGCGGACGCGGGTCTGACGGCGGCCAAGATCACCCACGATGTCGTCGCGCAGGTGCTGGGCACCCGCATCCCGGTCGCGCGTCAGCACGCCGACACGGGGGCCATCTGGTTGCCCGAGCCCTCACCGGAGCCCTCACAGCCCGCGCACGACGAGCGGTCCTGA
- the dut gene encoding dUTP diphosphatase, which translates to MIQTVDVPIIAEHVPVYAHPGDAGADLVAAEAARLEPGQRALIGTGVRIALPDGHVAFVVPRSGLATKHGITIVNSPGTVDAGYRGEIKVTLLNTDSEAAFDIAPGDRIAQLIVMPVPRANFIPVEELPGSVRGEGGFGSTGYQAGGAS; encoded by the coding sequence GTGATTCAAACCGTGGACGTTCCCATTATCGCGGAGCACGTGCCCGTCTACGCCCACCCCGGTGATGCCGGCGCCGATCTGGTCGCCGCCGAGGCGGCCCGCCTCGAACCCGGTCAGCGCGCCCTCATCGGCACCGGCGTACGGATCGCCCTGCCCGACGGCCACGTCGCCTTCGTCGTGCCCCGCAGCGGCCTCGCCACCAAGCACGGCATCACGATCGTGAACAGTCCCGGCACTGTGGACGCCGGCTATCGCGGCGAGATCAAGGTGACGCTGCTGAACACCGACTCCGAGGCCGCATTCGACATCGCCCCCGGCGACCGGATCGCGCAGCTGATCGTCATGCCGGTGCCCCGTGCGAACTTCATCCCCGTCGAGGAGCTGCCCGGCTCCGTCCGCGGCGAAGGCGGCTTCGGCTCCACCGGCTACCAGGCAGGAGGTGCCTCATGA
- a CDS encoding DUF3710 domain-containing protein, with amino-acid sequence MSEDTTNKTAPADRATSGPFDESEANPVRPYIDLGGIKILPREGLNLRLEVEEQTKRIVAVGLDYAGSTLQVQPFAAPRSTGLWEETREQIRAQVRQQGGRVEEREGPLGPELLAEVPVTAGADSTAGKRLARFVGVDGPRWFLRGVIGGAATSDVAAADQIEDLFRSIVVVRGGTPMPPRDLIPLKMPASPGSA; translated from the coding sequence ATGAGCGAGGACACCACGAACAAGACCGCTCCTGCGGATCGCGCGACATCCGGCCCCTTCGACGAGTCCGAGGCGAACCCGGTCCGGCCCTACATCGACCTGGGCGGCATCAAGATCCTGCCTCGTGAGGGGCTCAACCTGCGACTCGAGGTCGAGGAGCAGACCAAGCGCATCGTCGCCGTGGGTCTCGATTACGCCGGTTCGACCCTCCAAGTCCAGCCCTTCGCCGCGCCCCGCTCGACGGGTCTGTGGGAGGAGACACGCGAGCAGATCCGCGCGCAGGTCCGCCAGCAGGGCGGCCGTGTCGAGGAGCGGGAGGGCCCGCTCGGGCCCGAGCTTCTCGCCGAGGTGCCCGTCACCGCAGGTGCCGACAGCACGGCCGGCAAGCGACTGGCCCGATTCGTCGGCGTCGACGGGCCACGCTGGTTCCTCCGCGGTGTGATCGGCGGCGCGGCCACCAGCGACGTGGCCGCCGCGGATCAGATCGAAGACCTCTTCCGCTCGATCGTCGTCGTGCGCGGCGGCACCCCGATGCCCCCGCGCGACCTGATCCCGCTGAAGATGCCCGCTTCCCCCGGATCGGCATGA
- the sepH gene encoding septation protein SepH encodes MEQLKVIGTEEGVLVLATESGDRYTLPADEALRTQLRRLQRDAEPRSARPNPREIQSHIRAGMTTEEVAELLGVRVDDVARFEGPVLAEREHIVGQALAVPVLMGGELDPDAQPTFGNAVRAKLGEAGATGERWSSWREESGWIVKLEFTANEVDHDARWGFDPRRSTLSPHNADAVQLSRQGSLPEGLIPRLRALDTSGVKDTSRFDSAAFGPRRVPEPEADLESPDTRPSSSVAVQEAAMKRAPEQGVTSAETADLLEALRRRRGQREPMPADEHADPDAQAPVALFDALEPGYDDLVPEPESHPAADPRDDDSPTSDAGRRKGRTSMPSWDEIVFGARTEDG; translated from the coding sequence ATGGAACAGCTCAAAGTCATCGGAACCGAAGAGGGCGTCCTCGTCCTCGCCACGGAGTCCGGGGACAGGTATACGCTGCCGGCCGACGAAGCGCTGCGCACGCAACTGCGTCGTCTGCAGCGTGACGCCGAGCCGCGTTCGGCGCGCCCCAACCCCCGCGAGATCCAGTCGCACATCCGCGCCGGCATGACCACCGAAGAGGTGGCCGAGCTGCTGGGCGTCCGCGTCGACGACGTGGCCCGCTTCGAGGGTCCGGTGCTGGCAGAGCGTGAGCACATCGTGGGGCAGGCCCTGGCCGTGCCCGTGCTGATGGGCGGCGAACTCGACCCCGACGCTCAGCCGACGTTCGGCAACGCCGTGCGTGCGAAGCTCGGCGAGGCGGGTGCGACCGGCGAACGCTGGAGCAGCTGGCGAGAAGAGTCCGGCTGGATCGTGAAGCTCGAGTTCACGGCGAACGAGGTCGACCACGACGCGCGCTGGGGCTTCGACCCGCGCCGTTCGACCCTCTCGCCGCACAATGCCGACGCCGTGCAGCTGTCGCGCCAGGGCTCTTTGCCCGAGGGGCTCATCCCGCGCCTGCGCGCTCTTGACACCTCGGGTGTGAAGGACACGTCCCGCTTCGACAGCGCCGCGTTCGGACCACGCCGTGTCCCCGAGCCCGAGGCCGACCTCGAGTCCCCCGACACGCGTCCGTCCAGCTCGGTCGCCGTGCAGGAAGCGGCGATGAAGCGGGCGCCCGAGCAGGGCGTGACCTCGGCCGAGACGGCAGACCTGCTCGAGGCTCTGCGGCGTCGCCGCGGGCAGCGTGAGCCGATGCCCGCCGATGAGCACGCCGATCCCGACGCCCAGGCTCCGGTCGCCCTGTTCGATGCGCTCGAGCCGGGCTACGACGACCTCGTGCCCGAGCCCGAGTCCCATCCTGCAGCGGACCCGCGCGACGACGATTCCCCGACGTCGGATGCCGGGCGGCGCAAGGGCCGGACCTCGATGCCATCGTGGGATGAAATCGTCTTCGGCGCGCGCACCGAAGACGGCTGA
- the acnA gene encoding aconitate hydratase AcnA: MSTVDSFGAKSTLTVGETDYEIFRLNTVPGYEKLPFSLKVLLENLLRTEDGANVTKAQIEALGGWDPDAEPDTEIQFTPTRVVMQDFTGVPCIVDLATMREAVTALGGDPSKINPLSPAEMVIDHSVIADLFGTENALERNVEIEYERNGERYQFLRWGQTAFDDFKVVPPGTGIVHQVNIEHLAKVVYDRTVNGVLRAYPDTCVGTDSHTTMVNGLGVLGWGVGGIEAEAAMLGQPVSMLIPRVVGFKLTGEIPAGVTATDVVLTITDMLRKHGVVGKFVEFYGAGVGSVPLANRATIGNMSPEFGSTAAMFPVDVVTLEYLRLTGRDEHAVALVEAYAKEQSLWHDPAIEPSFSEYLELDLGTVVPSIAGPKRPQDRILLSEAKTQFEQDILNYASASTSTDIVDLESKHSFPASDPGSVPGDEEPETREVHINSGAPAAASKPIRITPPTGSPYILDNGAVTLAAITSCTNTSNPSVMIAAGLLARKAREKGLKQKPWVKTTLGPGSKVVTDYYEKSGLDKDLEGLGFFTVGYGCTICIGNSGPLIEEVSAAVNDHDLAVTAVLSGNRNFEGRISPDVKMNYLASPPLVVAYALAGSMHFDFETDALGTDTDGNDVFLKDIWPAPDEVQEIIDSSISREQFIKQYATVFDGDERWTSLPTPTGPIFEWDENSTYVRKAPYFDGMSMELTPVADISGARVMATLGDSVTTDHISPAGNIKAGTPAAQYLTEHGVAQKDFNSYGSRRGNHEIMIRGTFANIRLKNELVAAVNDGQIIEGGFTRDFTQPGGPQSYIYDACENYQAQGTPLVVFGGKEYGSGSSRDWAAKGTSLLGVKAVITESFERIHRSNLIGMGVVPLQFPAGESWHSLGLDGTEIVSITGLEQLNEGVTPKTVKVTAAPSEFSAEGKQTVEFDAVVRIDTPGEADYYRNGGILQYVLRSLV, translated from the coding sequence GTGTCCACTGTTGACAGCTTCGGAGCCAAGAGCACCCTGACAGTCGGCGAGACCGACTACGAGATCTTCCGCCTGAACACCGTCCCCGGCTACGAGAAGCTGCCCTTCAGCCTGAAGGTGCTCCTCGAGAACCTGCTACGCACCGAGGACGGCGCGAACGTCACCAAGGCGCAGATCGAGGCCCTCGGCGGCTGGGACCCGGACGCCGAGCCCGACACCGAGATCCAGTTCACTCCCACCCGCGTCGTGATGCAGGACTTCACCGGCGTCCCCTGCATCGTCGACCTGGCCACCATGCGCGAGGCCGTGACCGCACTGGGCGGCGACCCCAGCAAGATCAACCCGCTCTCGCCCGCCGAGATGGTCATCGACCACTCGGTCATCGCCGACCTGTTCGGCACCGAGAACGCCCTCGAGCGCAATGTCGAGATCGAGTACGAGCGCAACGGCGAGCGGTACCAGTTCCTGCGGTGGGGCCAGACCGCGTTCGACGACTTCAAAGTCGTCCCGCCGGGCACCGGCATCGTCCACCAGGTGAACATCGAGCACCTCGCCAAGGTCGTCTACGACCGCACCGTGAACGGCGTCCTCCGCGCCTACCCCGACACCTGCGTCGGCACCGACTCGCACACCACGATGGTCAACGGCCTGGGCGTGCTCGGCTGGGGCGTGGGTGGCATCGAGGCCGAGGCCGCGATGCTCGGCCAGCCCGTGTCGATGCTCATCCCGCGTGTCGTCGGCTTCAAGCTGACCGGCGAGATCCCCGCCGGTGTGACCGCGACCGACGTGGTGCTCACGATCACCGACATGCTGCGCAAGCACGGGGTCGTCGGCAAGTTCGTCGAGTTCTACGGCGCCGGCGTCGGCTCGGTGCCGCTGGCCAACCGCGCCACGATCGGCAACATGAGCCCCGAGTTCGGCTCGACCGCCGCGATGTTCCCTGTTGACGTCGTCACGCTGGAGTACCTGCGCCTCACCGGCCGCGACGAGCACGCCGTCGCCCTCGTCGAGGCGTACGCGAAGGAGCAGTCGCTCTGGCACGACCCGGCGATCGAGCCGAGCTTCAGCGAGTACCTGGAGCTCGACCTCGGAACCGTCGTCCCCTCGATCGCCGGCCCCAAGCGTCCGCAGGACCGCATCCTGCTCTCCGAGGCCAAGACGCAGTTCGAGCAGGACATCCTCAACTATGCGTCGGCCTCGACCTCGACCGACATCGTCGACCTCGAGTCGAAGCATTCGTTCCCCGCCTCCGACCCCGGGTCGGTCCCCGGCGACGAAGAGCCCGAGACGCGCGAGGTGCACATCAACTCGGGTGCCCCCGCCGCGGCATCCAAGCCCATCAGGATCACGCCGCCCACCGGTTCGCCGTACATCCTCGACAACGGCGCGGTCACCCTCGCCGCGATCACCTCGTGCACCAACACCTCCAACCCGTCGGTCATGATCGCTGCCGGCCTGCTCGCCCGCAAGGCGCGCGAGAAGGGCCTGAAGCAGAAGCCGTGGGTCAAGACCACGCTCGGCCCCGGCTCGAAGGTCGTCACCGACTACTACGAGAAGTCCGGCCTCGACAAGGACCTCGAAGGTCTCGGCTTCTTCACCGTCGGCTACGGCTGCACGATCTGTATCGGCAACTCGGGACCGCTCATCGAAGAAGTCTCCGCGGCGGTCAACGACCACGACCTCGCCGTGACGGCGGTGCTCTCGGGCAACCGCAACTTCGAGGGCCGGATCAGCCCCGACGTCAAGATGAACTACCTCGCCTCGCCGCCCCTGGTGGTCGCGTACGCGCTGGCGGGCTCGATGCACTTCGACTTCGAGACCGACGCGCTCGGCACGGACACCGACGGCAACGACGTGTTCCTGAAGGACATCTGGCCGGCGCCGGACGAGGTCCAGGAGATCATCGACTCGTCGATCTCGCGCGAGCAGTTCATCAAGCAGTACGCCACCGTCTTCGACGGCGACGAGCGCTGGACGAGCCTGCCGACCCCCACCGGCCCGATCTTCGAATGGGACGAGAACTCGACCTACGTGCGCAAGGCGCCGTACTTCGACGGCATGTCCATGGAGCTGACCCCGGTCGCCGACATCTCGGGTGCCCGCGTCATGGCGACGCTCGGCGACTCGGTGACCACCGACCACATCAGCCCCGCCGGAAACATCAAGGCGGGTACCCCTGCCGCGCAGTATCTGACGGAGCACGGCGTCGCGCAGAAGGACTTCAACTCCTACGGCTCGCGCCGCGGCAACCACGAGATCATGATCCGCGGCACGTTCGCGAACATCCGCCTGAAGAACGAACTGGTCGCGGCGGTCAACGACGGCCAGATCATCGAAGGCGGCTTCACCCGCGACTTCACCCAGCCCGGCGGTCCGCAGTCGTACATCTACGACGCCTGCGAGAACTACCAGGCGCAGGGCACGCCCCTCGTCGTCTTCGGCGGCAAGGAGTACGGCTCGGGGTCGTCGCGGGACTGGGCGGCCAAGGGCACGAGCCTGCTGGGCGTGAAGGCGGTCATCACCGAGAGCTTCGAGCGCATCCACCGCTCGAACCTGATCGGCATGGGTGTCGTCCCGCTGCAGTTCCCGGCCGGCGAGAGCTGGCACTCGCTCGGCCTGGACGGCACCGAGATCGTCTCGATCACCGGTCTCGAGCAGCTCAACGAGGGCGTCACGCCGAAGACCGTCAAGGTCACCGCCGCCCCCAGCGAGTTCTCCGCCGAAGGCAAGCAGACGGTCGAGTTCGACGCGGTCGTGCGCATCGACACCCCCGGTGAGGCGGACTACTACCGCAACGGCGGCATCCTGCAGTACGTGCTGCGCTCGCTCGTCTGA
- a CDS encoding DUF3093 domain-containing protein, with amino-acid sequence MHNYAAGTRSTVSGYRERLSPSLWLIVSAAVAAPMVALVFVPVDAAIALAAGITAGALIVFGLIAASPVVSLSGGTLRVGRARIDVADLGDAVALTGDAAREARGPGLSRSAWHLLRGGIDGVVRVAVSDSDDPVTEWVFSSRTPDRVVALIARAQRAR; translated from the coding sequence ATGCACAACTACGCTGCCGGCACTCGCTCCACGGTATCCGGCTACCGTGAACGCCTCAGCCCGTCGCTGTGGCTCATCGTCAGCGCGGCCGTCGCCGCCCCGATGGTCGCACTCGTCTTCGTTCCGGTGGATGCCGCGATCGCACTGGCCGCCGGCATCACAGCGGGTGCGCTGATCGTCTTCGGGCTGATCGCCGCCTCGCCGGTCGTCTCCCTCTCGGGCGGAACGCTGCGGGTCGGTCGCGCCCGCATCGACGTCGCCGACCTCGGCGATGCCGTCGCCCTCACCGGTGATGCGGCGCGCGAGGCGCGGGGACCGGGCCTGTCACGGTCGGCATGGCACCTGCTGCGCGGCGGTATCGACGGCGTCGTGCGCGTCGCGGTGTCCGACTCCGATGACCCGGTCACGGAGTGGGTCTTCTCCTCGCGGACACCCGACCGGGTCGTCGCGCTGATCGCGCGGGCTCAGCGCGCGCGCTGA
- a CDS encoding alkaline phosphatase family protein, producing the protein MPLSLPADPPSARSLTGVLPQILAAIDGHGDWFPTVRSAIVVMVDGLGRGNLTARSGHARFLNSRMGKRDAARSVFPATTATALASLFTGVAAGSHGIVGYRARVPGTDSAPNQLKGWETDGLDPMTWQRAQPLFEREAARGRPCIVVSKARYTSTGFTRALQRGATFLPGDSIADRVQRATEAATRHDGAIVYLYVPELDTIGHAAGWESAAWTAGLEQVDDAVRRLEAAVPDDVGVVVTADHGMVDVPAHRHVLLSEGDELVDGIRIVAGEPRMLHLYAEDGAAGAALARWQEAESGRSWVLSREEAIAAGLFGSAVSPDVAPRIGDILVAARSGIAYYDDRLSDKKAQKMIGQHGSLTDQERIVPLIRLGAFATTH; encoded by the coding sequence ATGCCTCTCAGCCTACCCGCGGACCCGCCCTCGGCCCGGAGCCTCACCGGTGTTCTGCCGCAGATCCTCGCCGCGATCGACGGCCACGGCGACTGGTTCCCGACCGTGCGTTCGGCGATCGTCGTGATGGTCGACGGCCTGGGTCGGGGCAACCTCACCGCACGGTCGGGCCATGCCCGGTTCCTGAACTCGCGGATGGGGAAGAGGGATGCCGCGCGCTCGGTCTTCCCCGCCACGACCGCGACCGCGCTGGCGAGCCTGTTCACCGGAGTCGCTGCGGGAAGCCACGGGATCGTGGGCTACCGCGCGCGCGTTCCCGGCACCGACAGCGCACCCAACCAGCTCAAGGGCTGGGAGACCGACGGGCTCGACCCCATGACATGGCAGCGCGCGCAGCCGCTGTTCGAACGCGAGGCCGCGCGGGGACGACCGTGCATCGTCGTGTCGAAGGCGCGCTACACGTCCACGGGGTTCACCCGGGCGTTGCAGCGGGGAGCGACCTTCCTCCCGGGTGACAGCATCGCCGACCGGGTGCAGCGCGCGACGGAGGCAGCGACACGCCACGACGGCGCGATCGTCTATCTCTACGTCCCCGAGCTCGACACGATCGGGCATGCGGCCGGGTGGGAGAGTGCCGCGTGGACTGCCGGCCTCGAGCAGGTCGACGATGCCGTCCGCCGGCTCGAGGCGGCGGTGCCGGACGATGTCGGCGTCGTCGTGACCGCCGATCACGGCATGGTCGACGTGCCGGCGCACCGTCATGTCCTGCTCTCGGAGGGTGACGAGCTGGTCGACGGGATCCGCATCGTGGCGGGCGAGCCTCGCATGCTGCACCTGTACGCCGAGGACGGCGCGGCCGGTGCTGCCCTGGCGCGGTGGCAGGAGGCCGAGTCAGGCCGCTCGTGGGTGCTGTCGCGCGAGGAGGCGATCGCCGCCGGGCTGTTCGGCTCCGCTGTTTCGCCGGACGTGGCACCGCGCATCGGCGACATCCTCGTCGCAGCGCGGTCGGGCATCGCGTACTACGACGATCGTCTCAGTGACAAGAAGGCACAGAAGATGATCGGGCAGCACGGGTCGCTGACCGATCAGGAGCGGATCGTCCCGCTCATCCGGCTGGGCGCATTCGCCACCACGCACTGA